Proteins encoded within one genomic window of Acidovorax sp. 107:
- a CDS encoding acyltransferase, whose amino-acid sequence MDALDQLLRAFVPNLDGLIDEVLAAKIESPRNAALRRQISLRWLSELLADDERAKLYGLPESCRVREQTKILMPEKLICGEHVWIGENTYIDASGGLEIGDHTTIGVGVYVWTHTSILANLLGTNIPGGAHVIQRQTRIGSRCYIVGHTVLNPGITIGDGAVVLPNSCVTSNVEAGVIVAGAPARPVGQVNDSFLTALQAELQAQRGE is encoded by the coding sequence ATGGATGCCCTTGATCAACTACTAAGAGCCTTTGTACCAAATCTTGATGGCCTGATTGATGAAGTCTTAGCGGCCAAAATAGAAAGTCCAAGAAACGCCGCGCTGCGTCGGCAAATATCGCTTCGATGGCTCTCTGAATTACTGGCTGACGACGAACGAGCCAAGCTCTATGGATTACCTGAAAGTTGCCGAGTCCGCGAGCAAACCAAAATTCTTATGCCAGAGAAGTTGATCTGCGGCGAGCATGTCTGGATTGGTGAAAATACTTATATAGATGCATCAGGAGGACTTGAGATCGGCGACCACACGACGATAGGTGTTGGCGTGTACGTTTGGACTCATACCAGTATCTTAGCCAACCTACTAGGAACAAATATACCCGGTGGAGCACACGTGATTCAACGCCAGACACGCATCGGCAGCCGATGCTACATCGTTGGTCATACCGTACTCAATCCAGGGATAACGATCGGAGACGGTGCGGTTGTACTTCCCAATTCGTGCGTCACATCCAATGTGGAAGCCGGAGTGATAGTCGCTGGCGCACCTGCGCGGCCGGTTGGCCAAGTGAATGACAGCTTTCTTACCGCACTCCAAGCTGAGTTGCAGGCTCAACGCGGTGAGTAA
- a CDS encoding glycosyltransferase, giving the protein MRIFIGPTEVAGIGHGLTHGLRRLGYHADGVFESPHPFAYEAVQHTNIVTRWWHATGGISRNLRSRGSVWTWPVAAIHLLLAWPVLVLSLIRYEAFVFLSGKSITNTRFELLLMRHLGKRTIVLFVGSDARPPYVNGAWPWSGAKAMKRLTQKIRRRVHRFESAGVTCINAPGTAQFNRRPVINWFAFGFPCTLTERQAQPASMQDEHLDIQTTPTNKKIKLLHSPSNPQVKGTERIERIVNSLLSRGLQIEWIKISGLSNAHVLDEIRRCDLVVDQLFSDTPMAGLATEAAQLGKPAIVGSYLARAPSLIEGDWPMPPSRFVDPDQFESALEALVRDADARRSLGKAAINFVQSTWSCEAVAGRLVACLRGEVPDAWWFDPRTATYLHGCGLDEIEGRRRVRELVDAYGESALGLDDKPSLSKAYLFWARHDESKASNVEATRA; this is encoded by the coding sequence GTGAGAATCTTTATCGGTCCAACTGAGGTTGCTGGCATTGGACATGGCCTGACACACGGTTTGCGCCGTCTGGGTTACCACGCCGACGGAGTCTTCGAGTCACCGCACCCTTTCGCATACGAGGCAGTTCAACACACTAATATCGTCACTCGATGGTGGCATGCCACTGGAGGTATTTCGCGCAACCTGCGGTCCAGAGGTTCTGTGTGGACTTGGCCGGTCGCGGCGATCCACCTGCTGTTGGCATGGCCGGTCCTTGTGCTTTCTTTGATCCGGTACGAAGCGTTTGTATTTCTATCTGGCAAGTCCATCACGAATACTCGCTTTGAACTCCTCTTGATGCGTCATCTTGGTAAACGCACCATAGTGCTATTTGTAGGCTCAGATGCTCGTCCGCCATACGTTAATGGTGCCTGGCCTTGGTCTGGAGCAAAGGCGATGAAACGACTCACTCAAAAGATTCGCCGACGCGTTCATCGTTTCGAAAGTGCTGGAGTGACTTGCATCAATGCCCCGGGCACCGCGCAGTTCAATCGCAGACCTGTCATCAACTGGTTTGCCTTTGGTTTTCCCTGCACGCTCACTGAACGTCAAGCACAACCAGCCTCAATGCAAGACGAGCACTTGGATATACAGACCACACCCACCAATAAAAAAATTAAGTTACTCCACAGCCCTTCCAATCCTCAAGTGAAGGGAACGGAGAGGATCGAGCGGATAGTCAACTCTTTGTTGTCGCGTGGACTTCAAATCGAGTGGATAAAGATCAGCGGCCTCAGTAACGCCCACGTGCTCGACGAAATCCGACGTTGCGATCTGGTTGTGGATCAATTGTTTTCTGATACACCGATGGCTGGGCTAGCAACCGAGGCAGCCCAGCTCGGCAAGCCTGCAATCGTAGGCAGCTACCTCGCACGCGCACCGAGCTTGATAGAAGGCGATTGGCCAATGCCCCCCAGCCGCTTCGTAGATCCTGATCAATTCGAGTCGGCGCTGGAGGCGTTGGTGAGAGACGCAGACGCACGTCGATCTTTGGGCAAAGCTGCCATCAATTTTGTCCAATCTACGTGGTCCTGCGAGGCAGTGGCAGGTCGTTTGGTGGCATGTCTAAGGGGTGAGGTGCCAGATGCTTGGTGGTTTGACCCGCGGACGGCAACCTACCTACACGGTTGCGGGCTTGACGAAATTGAAGGACGCCGTCGCGTTCGCGAGTTGGTTGACGCGTATGGAGAAAGTGCGCTGGGCTTGGACGACAAGCCATCGCTTAGCAAAGCCTACCTCTTTTGGGCCCGGCACGACGAATCCAAGGCAAGCAATGTTGAAGCAACTCGCGCGTGA
- a CDS encoding DegT/DnrJ/EryC1/StrS aminotransferase family protein, translated as MLRLSTPSIDESVIEAVNAVLRSGQLIYGAQGQHFEAILQDFLGVRHAIVVSSGTAALHLALVALGIGPGDAVLIPNFTFPATGNVVRLVGAHPVLVDVDPSTYCVTPDSVAAAIDAWRGPELLRAFIPVHEFGHPADMRALLPLARYHGLKVVEDAACAIGATENGKACGTQGDIGCWSLHPRKTLTTGEGGILSTDDDVLAAKLRLLRNHGIVRQPQGVRFEEPGYNLRLTDIQSAMGVVQLPHLPRWIDQRRVLAANYCQALAPMVSAGIMTLPAKHPGHSWQTFMVVLRADIDRDRLIRDLAGEGIETNIGAQCLSMQPAFENIQPLPTGVHASNLYKHGLALPFCESYGSPEVERVTNLLSRLLLHPNNH; from the coding sequence ATGCTTCGCCTGTCCACTCCCTCAATTGACGAGTCTGTAATCGAGGCTGTCAACGCTGTTTTGCGATCGGGTCAACTCATTTATGGCGCGCAAGGTCAGCACTTCGAAGCCATATTGCAAGACTTTCTTGGCGTGCGCCATGCAATAGTCGTCTCCTCCGGCACGGCGGCTTTACACCTTGCGCTCGTAGCACTAGGCATCGGACCAGGTGATGCAGTGCTCATTCCAAATTTCACGTTTCCAGCCACTGGTAATGTCGTTCGCTTGGTAGGCGCCCACCCCGTTCTGGTAGACGTTGACCCTTCGACCTATTGCGTCACACCTGACTCAGTCGCGGCCGCAATCGACGCATGGCGAGGCCCTGAACTATTACGAGCCTTCATCCCTGTACACGAATTTGGCCATCCCGCCGACATGCGAGCGCTCCTCCCGCTCGCACGATATCACGGCTTGAAGGTGGTCGAAGACGCGGCCTGCGCCATAGGCGCAACTGAGAACGGGAAGGCTTGCGGCACGCAGGGAGACATCGGCTGCTGGTCATTGCATCCGCGCAAGACTCTGACCACTGGTGAAGGCGGCATTCTTTCGACGGACGACGACGTCTTGGCGGCCAAGCTTCGCCTCTTACGTAATCATGGCATCGTTCGTCAACCCCAGGGAGTCCGATTCGAGGAGCCTGGCTACAACCTGAGATTGACAGACATTCAATCCGCAATGGGAGTAGTCCAGTTACCGCATCTGCCACGTTGGATTGATCAACGGCGCGTACTTGCAGCTAATTACTGCCAAGCCTTAGCACCTATGGTGTCTGCGGGGATCATGACCCTCCCAGCCAAACATCCAGGACACAGTTGGCAAACCTTCATGGTCGTGCTGAGAGCCGACATCGACCGGGACAGGCTGATACGCGACTTGGCCGGAGAAGGTATCGAGACCAACATTGGCGCCCAATGCCTTTCTATGCAACCGGCGTTTGAAAATATTCAACCCCTACCAACTGGAGTCCATGCCTCGAATCTTTACAAGCACGGGTTGGCACTCCCGTTCTGCGAAAGCTATGGATCACCAGAGGTGGAGCGAGTCACCAATTTGCTGAGTCGACTGCTGTTGCACCCAAACAACCATTAG